In Dromiciops gliroides isolate mDroGli1 chromosome 4, mDroGli1.pri, whole genome shotgun sequence, one DNA window encodes the following:
- the CCDC24 gene encoding coiled-coil domain-containing protein 24 isoform X1, whose translation MSQVPPSLWGLVEEHVQPPELAEVKRILGEAAVDLSLELRAEVEILEALLEEERKAVHGPGPAPRPTPFSLLAPPPPMRDLVRRELRQLLCGLHHKAALEGRDTAKAWARYNPKVLRFALGDPRDSIEDKQEDRLPGSPDLRSSQDLSAIKDCLNVTNIDQVIQRLRTLLKEECHALEREIQALQCRLEDVHSSAAESSLMMLEPTLAELKEQKKAMEQELLGPPTPLGPCHSLQGNKSQDAGWQGLGRRRMLPCKGQDLPLPGRQLQESQSRRLLPALPPTSHSPVPPQPRASGTSYHHSRWGRRLQCRPHDGPLTSAGPHAGTPS comes from the exons ATGTCCCAGGTCCCCCCATCCTTGTGGGGGCTGGTGGAGGAGCATGTTCAGCCCCCTGAGCTGGCCGAGGTGAAGAGGATCCTGGGTGAAGCCGCTGTGGACCTGAGCCTGGAGCTTCGAGCTGAG GTGGAGATCCTGGAAGCCCTCCTAGAGGAGGAGCGAAAGGCGGTCCACGGTCCTGGCCCCGCCCCCCGACCAACCCCCTTCTCGCTTCTGGCCCCGCCCCCGCCGATGCGGGACCTGGTGCGGAGGGAGCTGAGGCAGCTGCTGTGTGGTCTTCACCACAAGGCGGCGCTGGAGGGCAG GGACACGGCCAAGGCATGGGCTCGCTACAACCCCAAAGTGCTTCGCTTTGCCCTTGGAGACCCCAGGGACAGTATAGAGGACAAGCAGGAGGACAGGCTGCCGGGATCCCCCGACCTCAG AAGCAGCCAGGACCTCAGTGCAATCAAGGATTGCCTCAACGTGACCAACATTGACCAGGTCATCCAGCGCCTTCG GACCCTCCTGAAGGAGGAATGCCATGCTCTGGAGAGAGAGATCCAAGCCCTGCAG TGCCGCCTGGAGGACGTGCACAGCTCGGCAGCAGAATCCTCTCTGATGATGCTGGAGCCCACCCTGGCAG AACTCAAAGAGCAGAAGAAGGCCATGGAGCAGGAGCTGCTGGGGCCCCCAACACCCCTGGGCCCTTGTCACAGCTTGCAGGGGAACAAGAGCCAAGATGCTGGCTGGCAAGGGCTGGGCAG GAGGAGGATGCTCCCCTGCAAGGGCCAGGACCTGCCCCTTCCTGGGCGGCAGCTGCAGGAGTCCCAGAGCCGCCGCCTGCTGCCAGCCCTTCCTCCCACTTCACACTCCCCTGTGCCTCCTCAGCCCCGGGCCTCGGGCACCTCCTACCACCACAGCCGCTGGGGCCGCCGCCTCCAGTGCCGTCCCCACGACGGGCCATTGACCAGTGCAGGGCCTCACGCGGGGACCCCCTCCTGA
- the CCDC24 gene encoding coiled-coil domain-containing protein 24 isoform X2, which produces MSQVPPSLWGLVEEHVQPPELAEVKRILGEAAVDLSLELRAEVEILEALLEEERKAVHGPGPAPRPTPFSLLAPPPPMRDLVRRELRQLLCGLHHKAALEGRDTAKAWARYNPKVLRFALGDPRDSIEDKQEDRLPGSPDLRSSQDLSAIKDCLNVTNIDQVIQRLRTLLKEECHALEREIQALQNSKSRRRPWSRSCWGPQHPWALVTACRGTRAKMLAGKGWAGGGCSPARARTCPFLGGSCRSPRAAACCQPFLPLHTPLCLLSPGPRAPPTTTAAGAAASSAVPTTGH; this is translated from the exons ATGTCCCAGGTCCCCCCATCCTTGTGGGGGCTGGTGGAGGAGCATGTTCAGCCCCCTGAGCTGGCCGAGGTGAAGAGGATCCTGGGTGAAGCCGCTGTGGACCTGAGCCTGGAGCTTCGAGCTGAG GTGGAGATCCTGGAAGCCCTCCTAGAGGAGGAGCGAAAGGCGGTCCACGGTCCTGGCCCCGCCCCCCGACCAACCCCCTTCTCGCTTCTGGCCCCGCCCCCGCCGATGCGGGACCTGGTGCGGAGGGAGCTGAGGCAGCTGCTGTGTGGTCTTCACCACAAGGCGGCGCTGGAGGGCAG GGACACGGCCAAGGCATGGGCTCGCTACAACCCCAAAGTGCTTCGCTTTGCCCTTGGAGACCCCAGGGACAGTATAGAGGACAAGCAGGAGGACAGGCTGCCGGGATCCCCCGACCTCAG AAGCAGCCAGGACCTCAGTGCAATCAAGGATTGCCTCAACGTGACCAACATTGACCAGGTCATCCAGCGCCTTCG GACCCTCCTGAAGGAGGAATGCCATGCTCTGGAGAGAGAGATCCAAGCCCTGCAG AACTCAAAGAGCAGAAGAAGGCCATGGAGCAGGAGCTGCTGGGGCCCCCAACACCCCTGGGCCCTTGTCACAGCTTGCAGGGGAACAAGAGCCAAGATGCTGGCTGGCAAGGGCTGGGCAG GAGGAGGATGCTCCCCTGCAAGGGCCAGGACCTGCCCCTTCCTGGGCGGCAGCTGCAGGAGTCCCAGAGCCGCCGCCTGCTGCCAGCCCTTCCTCCCACTTCACACTCCCCTGTGCCTCCTCAGCCCCGGGCCTCGGGCACCTCCTACCACCACAGCCGCTGGGGCCGCCGCCTCCAGTGCCGTCCCCACGACGGGCCATTGA
- the CCDC24 gene encoding coiled-coil domain-containing protein 24 isoform X3 translates to MSQVPPSLWGLVEEHVQPPELAEVKRILGEAAVDLSLELRAEVEILEALLEEERKAVHGPGPAPRPTPFSLLAPPPPMRDLVRRELRQLLCGLHHKAALEGRDTAKAWARYNPKVLRFALGDPRDSIEDKQEDRLPGSPDLRSSQDLSAIKDCLNVTNIDQVIQRLRTLLKEECHALEREIQALQCRLEDVHSSAAESSLMMLEPTLAGGGCSPARARTCPFLGGSCRSPRAAACCQPFLPLHTPLCLLSPGPRAPPTTTAAGAAASSAVPTTGH, encoded by the exons ATGTCCCAGGTCCCCCCATCCTTGTGGGGGCTGGTGGAGGAGCATGTTCAGCCCCCTGAGCTGGCCGAGGTGAAGAGGATCCTGGGTGAAGCCGCTGTGGACCTGAGCCTGGAGCTTCGAGCTGAG GTGGAGATCCTGGAAGCCCTCCTAGAGGAGGAGCGAAAGGCGGTCCACGGTCCTGGCCCCGCCCCCCGACCAACCCCCTTCTCGCTTCTGGCCCCGCCCCCGCCGATGCGGGACCTGGTGCGGAGGGAGCTGAGGCAGCTGCTGTGTGGTCTTCACCACAAGGCGGCGCTGGAGGGCAG GGACACGGCCAAGGCATGGGCTCGCTACAACCCCAAAGTGCTTCGCTTTGCCCTTGGAGACCCCAGGGACAGTATAGAGGACAAGCAGGAGGACAGGCTGCCGGGATCCCCCGACCTCAG AAGCAGCCAGGACCTCAGTGCAATCAAGGATTGCCTCAACGTGACCAACATTGACCAGGTCATCCAGCGCCTTCG GACCCTCCTGAAGGAGGAATGCCATGCTCTGGAGAGAGAGATCCAAGCCCTGCAG TGCCGCCTGGAGGACGTGCACAGCTCGGCAGCAGAATCCTCTCTGATGATGCTGGAGCCCACCCTGGCAG GAGGAGGATGCTCCCCTGCAAGGGCCAGGACCTGCCCCTTCCTGGGCGGCAGCTGCAGGAGTCCCAGAGCCGCCGCCTGCTGCCAGCCCTTCCTCCCACTTCACACTCCCCTGTGCCTCCTCAGCCCCGGGCCTCGGGCACCTCCTACCACCACAGCCGCTGGGGCCGCCGCCTCCAGTGCCGTCCCCACGACGGGCCATTGA